The genomic stretch CGCCGGCCTGGCGGGCGACCGCTTCGTCGAGCGCTCGATCACCGACGAGATCATGTACGAGATCATGGAGCTCTCCGGCCAGGAGTACGTCGACCTGTACGGCGCCAAGGTCAAGAAGTCGATGGACTCGACCGGGGCCAGCGCCCGCGAGGTGGTCGGCCGGCTGCAGCCGCCGCCGAGCGAGGCCGCCGACCGGCTGCCCAGCTCACTCGCCGGTTGACCACTCGCCGGCTCCGGCCGGGGCCGGTCGGGCCGGCGGGCCGGTCCGCAGCTCGAGCCGGATCTGGTCGGCGTCGACGACGGCGAGCGCCCGGGTCAGCGTGGCGGCGCTGAACGTCCCGTCGTCCCGGGCGTCCAGCAGCGCCCGCCGCTGCGCGCGGAGGACCGCGAGCTCCGGGCGGCCGTCGCCGACGTGCGGGGTGGCGACCGCGACCTCGGACAGCAGGGTGCGCAGCCGGGCGGCCTCCGCCTCGTCGCCGTCCCCGGCCGCCCCACGACCGGCGCCGAGCCGGGCGACCACCGCGGGCAGCGAACCGCCCTGCAGCAGCAGCGAGCCGGTCGCGACGAGGAACGCGACCAGCACCAGCAGCGAGCGTGCGGGGGTGTCCTGCGGCAGGGTCTGCGCGGCGGCGACCGTGACCACCCCGCGCATGCCCGCCCACACGACGACGCCGCCGTCCCGCCAGGTCAGCGGCTGGGCCAGCAGGGCGTCGATGTCGGCCAGGCCGCGCCGCAGCCGGGTGCGGGCCTGCTCCAGCCACCGGGCCGACCGCGGCCGGCCGCCGCGGCCCAGCGGGGCCGACGCCGCCGGGTCGGCGAGCTGGGCGTGCAGCTCGGTGAAACGCGGCTTGAGCCGGGCGCCGCGGGCGGCCCGCCGGCGCAGCCCGGCCAGCAGCGGCACGACGTACAGCGCGCGCACTGCGAGCGTGATGAGCAGCGCGCCGGCCGCGAGGGCGACCGCGGTCCCGGCGCCGGCGTGGTCGGCGCGCACGTCGGTCACGACGCCGGCGAACTGCAGCCCCATGGTGAGGAAGACGGCGCCCTCCAGCACGAGCTCCACGGTGCGCCAGTTCTGCGCGTCGGCGAGCCGCTGCTGCGGCGACAGCGCCCGGGGACCGGTGTGCCCGGCGACCAGCCCGGCGACGACGGCGGCGACCAGGCCGGACGCGCCGATCTCCTCGGCGGGCACCGAGGCCAGGAACGGCACCGTGAACGACAGCACCGTGCTGACGGCGACGTCGCGCACCCGGGCGCGGACCGCCAGCGCCGCGTGGCCGACGGCGAGCCCGACGGCGGTGGCCCCGACGACCGCGACGAGGAAGTCGCCCACCACCTCCCAGACCGTCACCGACGCGGCGGCGCCGGCGATCGCCGTCCGCAGGAGCACCAGGGCCGTCGCGTCGTTGAGCAGGCTCTCGCCCTCCAGGACGGCGACCACCCGGTGCGGGGCGCCGAGGCGCTTGGCGATCGCGGTGGCCACGGCGTCGGTCGGGCTGACCACGGCCCCCAGGGCGATGCCCCAGGCCAGCCCCAGCCCGGGCACCGCCCAGGCGAAGAAGACCCCGAGCAGGAGCGAGGTGAGCCCGACCAGGGCCACGGACAGGCCGCTGATCGCGCCGAAGTCGCGGCGCATGTCCATCGTCGGCATGCCGACGGCGGTGGAGTAGAGCAACGGCGGGAGGACCCCGGCGAGGATCCACTCGGGGTCCAGCTCGATGTCCGGCACCGCCGGCAGTGCGCCGACCGCGATGCCCGCACCGACCAGGAGCAGGGGCGCGGCCACGCCGATCCGTGCGCCCAGGGCCGTGGCGCCGGCGATCGCCAGCAGCCCCACCACGACCAGCACCAGCGTCTCCACCGTTCCTCCTCCGCGTCCGATCCCGTCCGGTGTCCCATCGGCGCACCGGGACCGATCGGACAGTCGAGCGCTGACGCCGGGCTGACGGCACGCTGACCGAGGAGGCGGTGCGCAGGGTGTCGCCGGGGAGGAGGAACCGTGTTCGCGGTGGTCTACCGGTGGCGGCTGCGGCCGGGCAGCGAAGAACGGTTCCGGGACGGCTGGGAGCGGGTGACCCGGGCGATCTCCGCCGGCTGCGGCAGTCACGGCTCACGGCTGCACCGCGCGGACGACGGCACCTGGGTGGCCTACGCCCGGTGGCCCGACGCGGCGACCCGCGAGCGCTGCACCTTCGACGAGCCGGAGGGGGAACGGCTCATGGCGGAGTCGGTGGTCGAGCGGTTCCCCGAGCTGACCCTGGAACTGGTCAGCCACCTGCTGGCCGAGCCGCCCACCACCGGCTGACGGCGGCCGGCGCTCGGGGAGCGGACCGCGGCCACGTCACTGATCATGGGCGGGTGACCGCGGGGATCGAGCTCGTCCGCCTGCCCGACCTCGCCGCCGTCCCGTACGCGTACGCGGCCGTGACCGACCCCGGCCGGATGGTGGTGACCGCGGGCGCCTGCCCGCTGGACGCCGACGGGGCCGTCGTCGCCGAGGGGGACGTCGCCGGGCAGGCCCGCCAGGTGATGGCCAACCTGGTCGCCACGCTCACGGCGGCCGGCGCCGCGCTGACCGACGTCCTCAAGACGACCGTCTACGTGGCCACCACCGACCGGGCCGACCTCGACCGGGCGTGGGACGTCGTGCGCGCGGCGTTCGGCGAGCACGACGCGCCCAGCACCCTGGTCGGGGTCACCGTCCTCGGGTACCCCGGGCAACTGGTCGAGGTGGAGGCCCTGGCGGTGCGGGACAGCTGGCAGGAGCCGGGGCCGCCGGACGACGTCCCTCTACCGTGACGGCGTGAGCGTGCGCCGGTACTTCTACGACACCGAGTTCATCGAGGACGGGACCACCATCGACCTGGTGTCGATCGGGGTGGTCGACGAGACCGGCCGCGAGTTCTACGCGGTGAGCACCGAGTTCGACCCCGACCGGGCCGTCCCCTGGGTCCGCCGCAACGTGCTGGACCAGCTCCCGTCCCCGGCCGACAAGGCCTGGCGCAGCCGGGAGCGGATCCGGGACGACCTGCTCTCCTTCCTCACCGCGCCGGGGGAGGAGATCGAGCTGTGGGCCTGGTTCGCCGCCTACGACCACGTCGCGCTGTGCCAGCTGTGGGGCGCCATGCCCGCCTTGCCCCGGCCGATCCCGCGGTTCACCCGCGAGCTGCGGCAGCGGTGGGACGACGCCGGGAAGCCGGCGCTCCCGCCCAAGCCCGCCGGCACCCACGACGCCCTCGTCGACGCCCGCTACAACCTGACCCGCTGGCACGTGATCGAGGCCGCCGGGCGGTGACGGTCGCCGGGATCCGGACGCTGCCGGCCCGGGCCTGAGCCGACGTCCCGGGCGCGTACCTGCACGTCCTCGCCGTCGCGCCGGGCGCGCAGGGCCGCGGGGGGCCGAGCACTGTGCGCCAGGTGCCCGTTCCGCTGGCGGAGTGGGCACCTGACGCACAGCGCTCGGGAGCGCGGGTGGGCCGACGGCTCCGGGTGGCCGGGAACGCGACGGGGCCGCCGGCAGCTGATCGCTGCCGACGGCCCCCGGGGCCTCCGCTGTCAGACGGTGAAGACGTTGATCAGCCGGGTCAGCTCACCGGAGAGCTGGTCCAGCTCGCGCGCCGAGGCGCGGGCGGTCTCCACGTCGGCCGCGGTCCGGTCGACGTCGGAGGCGACCTCGGTCATCACGTCGGTCACCGAGCCCGCGCCGTCGGCCACCGAGGTGACGCTGCGGGACAGCTCGTTGGTGACCGCGGTCTGCTCCTCGACCGCGCTGGCGATCGTGGTCTGGTGGTCGTTCATCTCGCGGATGACCCCGACGATCTGGCTGATCGAGCCCACCGCCGCGCTGGTGTCGGCCTGGATCGACTGCACCCGCTGGTGGATCTCCTCGCTGGCCCGCGACGCCTCCTGGGCCAGCTCCTTGACCTCGGTGGCGACGACGGCGAAGCCCTTGCCGGCCTCCCCGGCCCGGGCCGCCTCGATGGTGGCGTTGAGCGCCAGCAGGTTGGTCTGCTCGGCGACGGCCGAGATGACCTTGACGACGTCGCTGATCTCTGCCGAGCTGGTGCCCAGTGCGGCGATCGCCGTCTCGGTGCTGGCGGCCAGCTCGACGGCGCCCTGGCCGACGTGGCTGGCGTCGCTGGCGCTGCGGGCGATCTCGCGGATCGCCGAGCCCATCTGCTCGGCGCCGGCCGCGGCCGAGGTGACGCCGGAGCTGATGTCCGAGGCCGCCTGGGACGCGCTGCGGGCCTGGTCGCGGTTGCGGGTCGCCCGCTCGCCCAGCCCGTCGGCCACCCGGGCCACGCCGGAGGCGGAGATGGCCAGCGACCCGGCGCAGTTGCCGATGTCCCGGATGGTGCCGGCCACCTTGTCCACGAACCGGTTGAACGCCCGGGCCAGCTCGCCGACCTCGTCGTTGGTCGACTCGTCGACCCGCTGCGTCAGGTCGCCCTCGCCGTCGGCGATCTCGACCATCCGGCGGTGCAGCGCGTGCAGCGGCTCGGTGAGCCGGCGCCCCAGCCACAACGCCACGAGGGCACCGACGAGCGCGATGACGACGGCCGCGACGACCATCCCGGTCGTCATCGACGACCGCCCCTGCTCCAGCCGCTCCACCGGGCCGGCGAAGTCGCTGTCCTGCGCGTCGACGACGATCACCCAGTCCCAGGGCTGGTAGTAGGCGACCTGCACGGTGTGCCCGCCGGTCTCGGCGTCCCGGTAGCGGACGGTCGCCTGCTCGCCCGGCTGCAGCGTCACCGCCTTCGCCACGAGCTCCTGGACGTAGGTCTTCCCGTCGGCGTCCGTCGCCTCCATCAGCGAGGTGCCGTCGGCGCTGCCGTCCGCGCTGACCAGCACGGTGCCGGTGCGGTCGCCGGTGCCGCCCAGCACCCACAGGGTGCCGTTCTCCCCGGCGGTGGTGTTCTGCAGGCTCTCGCGCAGCGCCGGCAGGTTCTCCTGCTTGACGCCCACGTAGAGCATGCCGACCACCTGGCCGGCGGGGTCGAACAGCGGCTGGTAAGCGGTCGCGTACCAGGAGTCGACGACGTACGCCGTGCCGCGGTAGGTCTGCCCGGCCAGGACGGCGGAGACCACCGCGTTCGGCGTGCCGTCGGCGCCGGCGGCCGGGATGTAGGTGCCGATCGCGCGGCTGCCGGTGGCGCCGACCACGTTGGTGGCCACCCGCAGCATGTCGCCGGCCGGGTTGATCCGCTGGAAGATGGTGGCGGTGCCGCCGACGAGGGCCTGCACCCCGTCGACCACGGGGGTGGGGACGGCGACGTCGGCGTTCTTGCCCAGCGGCTGGCCACCGATCTCGACGCGGGGGAGCGCGACGGGGGTGACCTCACCGCTGACCTGGTTCTTCGCGTCCCAGGCGACGGTGTTGCGGGTGGGAGAGCCAAGGGCGAAGCCGCCGGACTGCTGGAGGACGTAGCCGGCCACCTGCAGGTCGCTGTCGACCTTGGCCGCGGTCGATGCGCCCTGGGTGGCGACGACGTCGTAGACGCCGTCGGTGATCCGGCTGATGCTCTGGTCGGTCAGGTCGGCGACGTCGGCCTTCGTCTCGTCGGCGAAGGAGCTGCTCTGCCAGCTGCTCACCCCCACCATCACCCCGGCGGTGACGGCGATGCTGGCCACCGCCAGTGCGACCACCTTGGTCCTGATGCCCCTGCGCACGTCTGCCCCCTGGCCTGCTTCCCCGGACGAGATGCCTCTCGCCTCGTACGTCTCATCGGCAGGGGCGGCGGCCGGTGCGACCCGAGTTGGGATCTTGATCGCCGGTCCACCCCACGCGTCCCGTCCATCACAGGCGGCGGGTCTTCCCACCATGCGGACGCGCGTCCCGGGATCGGCGCAGCGGGCCGTACCCTCGACCTGTGAGCCTGCCTGAACCCGCGGAACTGGTCCCCGACCTGGACCGGTGGCGGGGTCTGCCCGCCGCCCAGCAGCCCGAGTGGCCCGACCGCGCCGCGCTGGACAGCGTCCTGTCCACCCTCTCGACGGTCCCGCCGATCGTGGCGCCGGCCGAGGTCGACACCCTCCGCCAGCAGCTGGCCGACGTCGCCCAGGGCAAGGCGTTCCTGCTCCAGGGCGGTGACTGCGCCGAGACGTTCGACCTGAACACCGAGCCGCATCTGCAGGCCACCACCCGCACCCTGCTGCAGATGGCGGTGGTGCTCACCTACGGGGCCAGCGTGCCGGTGGTCAAGGTCGGCCGGGTCGCCGGGCAGTACGCCAAGCCGCGCAGCTCCAACACCGACGCGCTCGGCCTGCCCTCCTACCGGGGCGACATGGTCAACTCGCTCAACCCGGTGCTGGAGGAGCGCATCCCCGACCCGGGCAGGCTGGTCCGCGCCTACGCGAACTCCGCGGCGGCGATGAACATGATCCGCGCCTACGCCCGCGGCGGGCTGGCCGACCTGCACGCGGTGCACGACTGGAACAAGGACTTCGTCGCGACGTCGCCGGCCGGGGTCCGCTACGAGGTCATCGCGCGGGAGATCGACCGTGCCCTGGCGTTCATGAAGGCCTGCGGCATCGACTCCGACGCGCTGCGCGGGGTCGAGCTGTACAGCAGCCACGAGGCGCTGATCCTCGACTACGAGCGGGCCCTGCTGCGGATGTACGAGGGCCGCCCCTACGCGCTCTCCGCGCACTTCGTCTGGGTGGGGGAGCGCACCCGCCAGATGGACGGCGCGCACATCGAGTTCGTCTCCAAGCTGGCCAACCCCATCGGGGTCAAGATCGGCCCGACGACGACGCCGGAGCAGGCCACCGAGCTGGTGGAGCGCCTGGACCCCGAGGGCGTCCCCGGGCGGCTCACCCTGATCAGCCGGATGGGCAACGGCAAGATCCGCGACGTCCTCCCGGGCATCGTGGAGAAGGTCACCGCCAGCGGCCACCAGGTCGTGTGGCAGTGCGACCCGATGCACGGCAACACCCACGAGTCGCCCAGCGGCTACAAGACCCGGCACTTCGACCGGGTCGTCGACGAGGTGCTCGGCTTCTTCGACGTGCACCGCGGGCTGGGCACCTGGCCCGGTGGCATCCACGTCGAGCTCACCGGTGAGGACGTCACCGAGTGCCTGGGCGGGGCCATGGAGATCAGCGACGACGACCTCAACAGCCGGTACGAGACGGCCTGCGACCCGCGGCTGAACACCGGCCAGTCGCTGGAGCTGGCGTTCCTCGTCACCGAGATGCTGCGCGGCTGAGGTGACCGGGGCTGACGTGACGGCGGCTGACGTGACGGGTGCGGACACGGCGGGCGCCGTCGACCTCCGGTCGGACACCGTCACCCGGCCCACCGCCGGGATGCTGCGGGCGATGACGACGGCGCCGGTCGGCGACGACGTCTACGTCGAGGACCCGACGGTCAACGCCCTGGAGGAGCGGGTCGCCGACCTGTTCGGGCACGAGGCCGCGCTCTTCGTCCCCTCCGGCACGATGGGCAACCAGATCGGCCTGCGGCTGGTCTGCGAGCCCGGCCAGGAGGTCGTCGGGGACGCCGACGCGCACGTGTTCACCTACGAGCTGGGCGCGGCCGCGGCGCTGTTCGGGCTGAGCAGCCGCACCGTGGTCACCGGCGGGCCGCTGTCGGCCGACCAGCTGATCGCCCAGGTGCGCCCCAAGGACGACTGGCACGTCACCTCCACCGCGGCGATCGCGGTCGAGAACACGCACAACCGCGGCGGTGGCCTGGTGCAGCCGCTCGGTGAGCTGCAGGCGCTGTTCGGCTGGACCCGCGAGCACGACGTCGCCGTGCACCTCGACGGCGCCCGCATCTGGAACGCGCACGTCGCCGCCGGCGTCCCGCTGGCCACCTACGGCCGGCTGGCCGACACCGCCTCGGTCTGCCTGTCCAAGGGGCTGGGCGCCCCGGTCGGCTCGGTGCTGGTCGCCGACGCCGAGCGGATCGCGGCCGGCCGGCTCTGGCGCAAGCGCCTGGGTGGGGGCATGCGCCAGGCCGGGGTGCTCGCCGCCGCCGGGCTGTACGCGCTGGACCACCACCTGGAGCGGCTGGCGGAGGACCACGCGCACGCGCGGCTGCTGGCCGAGCGGCTGGGGGTCGACCCCGCCGGGGTGCCGACCAACATGGTCGTGGTCGACGACGTCCCCGCCGCCGAGGTCGCCGCGGCCGCTCGGGCGCAGGGCGTGCTGGTCGGGCAGGTGAGCGGCCGGCGGATCCGGCTGGTCACCCACCTGGACGTCGACCGGGCCGGGGTGGAGCGCGCGGCGAAGGTGCTCAGCCAGGTCATCGGCGAGCTCACGGGGCGCTGAGCCGGGCGCGTCTCTCCGAGACCGGATCGAGACCCGTCCTCCGGTCGCGCGCCGGTGATCACCACTGACACAGTGGGGCCGCGCCTCACAGCAGGGTGAGGAGACGACGCCGTCGATCCGAGGGGTTCCCCGTGCCCGAAGTAGAGCCCGTCCTGGGCACCACGCCACTGCTGTTGATCGCGGTGGCCGCGGTGGCCGTGCTGCTCGTGCTGATCATGAAGTTCAAGGTCCACGCCTTCGTGGCGCTGGTGCTGGTGAGCCTGCTGACCGCGCTGGCGACCCGGATCCCCACCGGCGACGTCATCGACACCCTGCTGGCCGGGTTCGGCTCCACGCTCGCCAGCGTGGCGTTGCTCGTCGGTCTGGGCGCGATGATCGGCAAGCTGCTGGAGGTCACCGGCGGCGCCGTCGTGCTGGCCGACACGATGATCAACCGGTTCGGCGAGAAGCGGGCGCCCCTGGCGCTCGGCGTCGCCTCGCTGCTGTTCGGCTTCCCGATCTTCTTCGACGCCGGCTTCGTCGTGTTCCTGCCGATCATCTTCAGCGTCGCCCGGCAGTTCGGCGGGTCGGTGCTCATCTACGCGCTGCCCTCGGCGGGTGCCTTCGCGGTCATGCACGCGTTCGTGCCGCCGCACCCCGGCCCGGTGGGCGCCGGTGACATCCTCGGTGCCGACATCGGTCTGCTGGTCGTCGTCGGCCTGGTCATCGGGATCCCGACCTGGTTCATCTCCTGCTACCTGTTCAGCCAGTGGATCGGCCGCCGGGTCCAGGTCGGCATCCCCTCGACCTTCGCCGGGCGGAAGTCCGAGGCCGACGACCCGCGGGTCGAGGCCAGCGACGTGGACGACGCGGACGGTCCGATGGGCGGCGGCGGGAGCGGCGCCACGGCGACCGGAGGGACGACGACGGCCACCGACACCGCCACCCGGACCGGGCCGCCGAAGTTCTCCTCCGTGCTGGCGCTGCTGCTCCTGCCACTGGTGCTGATCCTGCTGAACACCGGCTTCAACACCCTGGCCACCGCCGGCGCGGTCGACGGCGACGCCGGCTGGCTGGACTGGGTGACCCTGCTGGGGCAGACCCCCGTGGCGCTGCTCATCACCCTGCTCGTCGCGGCCACCGTGCTCAGCCGCGAACGGTTCTCCCGCTCGGAGACCGAGGACCTGCTCAACTCCTCGATCGGCCCGGTCGCGGCGATCATCCTGATCACCGGCGCCGGTGGCATGTTCGGTGGGGTCCTGCGGGCCAGCGGCATCGGCACCGCGCTCGCCGACAGCCTCGAGTCCATCGGTCTGCCGGTGATCGTGGCCGCCTTCGTCATCGCCACCTGCCTGCGCGTGGCGCAGGGGTCGGCCACGGTGGCCCTGCTGACCACCGCCGGGCTGATCGCGCCGGCGGTCGAGGCCGCGGACCTCTCCCGGCTCGACGTCGCGCTCGTCGTCATCGCCATCGCCTGTGGCGCCACCGTGCTCTCCCACGTCAACGACTCGGGGTTCTGGCTGGTCGGCCGGTTCCTGGAGATGGACGTCAAGACCACGCTGCGCACCTGGACGGTCATGGAGACGCTGATCGGGGTCGTCGGCTTCGGCATCGCCTGGGTGCTCAGCGGCATCGTCTGACGCGCCGCCCCGGGTGCGGACGACGCCGGCCGGGCAGTCCTCCAGGGGAACTGCCCGGCCGGCGCCGTGACGACGGTGGCTCAGTAGGCGCTGAACAGCAGGTCGTTGTTCGCCGTCCGGGTGGTCCGGACGGCGTCCCGGGTGGTGCCGGCGGTGATCGCCGCGCCCACCGCCGCCGGGGAGGCGGCCGGGTTGCCCTGCAGGTGGAGCGCCGCGACGCCGGCCACGTGCGGGGTGGCCATCGACGTGCCGCTGATGGTGCTGGTCGCGGTGTCGCCGGTGTACCAGTCGCTGGTGATCCCCACGCCCGGGGCGAACAGGTCCACGCAGCTGCCGTAGTTGCTGAACGACGCCGGGGCGTCGGTGCGGTCCGTCGCGCCGACGGTCAGGGCGCCGGCGACCCGGGCGGGTGAGGAGTTGCAGGCGTTCTGCGGCACGCCCTGGGCGTTGCCGTTGCCCGCGGCCACCGCGTAGGTGACGCCGTCGGCGATCGAGCGGGCCACCGCGTTGTCCAGCGCGGTGCTCGCGCCACCACCGAGGCTCATGTTGGCCACGGCCGGCTGCCCCGGCTGGTGGTGGGCGGTGACCCAGTCGATGCCGGCGATGACCCCCGCGTTGGTTCCGCTCCCTGCGCAGTCCAGCACCCGGACGGCCACCAGACGCACGCCCTTGGCCACGCCGTGGGTGGTGCCGCCGACGGTGCCGGCCACGTGGGTGCCGTGCCCGTTGCAGTCGTCGGCGCTGCCGCCGTCGACCGCGTCGTAGCCGGAGACCGCCCGGCCGCCGAAGTCGCCGTGGGTGAGCCGGACGCCGGTGTCGATGACGTAGGCGGTGACGCCGGCGCCGGTGGCGGTGTAGCCGTAGGTGCCGGTGAGCGGCAGCGCACGCTGGTCGGTGCGGTCCAGGCCCCAGGTGGCCGCCGACTGGGTCGCGCTCAGCCCCACCGGCGCGTCCTTCTCGACGCCGGCCACGCCGGGGAGGGTGGCCAGCCGGTCGGCGACGGCCGTGGGCAGCTCGACCGCGAACCCGCTGAGCGCGGCGGTGTAGACGTGCTCGACCTCACCGTCGAACCGCTGGGCGGCCCGCTCGGCGATCGCGGCCGCGGGCGAGCCGGGCACCAGGCTGACGATGTAGGTCTCCCGGGGCCCGGACGGCGCGGCGGACGCGGTGCCGGCGGTGGCCCCGAGGCCGGTGGCGACGAGCGCGGTCAGCGCTGCGGCGGTGAAGGCCGTGCCGGTCAGGGTCCGGCGGGGGAGGGAGTTGAGCACAGGGGTCTCCTCGGTCGACGCGGCCGCACTCTCAGGTACGACTCAGACACGGAGAGTCAAAGCGCACCAGCGCCGTCCGGTAAAGACCGGATCCGGTGGGATCGATCCCGGACCGGCGAGTCGCCCGGACTCGCCCATGCGACTCGCCGACGGCCCGGTCAGCCGGGCAGGGGAGTGCCGTCGCGCAGCGCGCACAGCAGCGCGATGTCGCGGGCGTGCCCGTCGTCCGCGCTCGGGGTCTCCACGACCACCGGGACACCGGCCATCAGCGGGTGGGTGAACAGCTCGCCGAACGGGGCGACGCCGATGGAGCCCGCGCCGATGGTGGTGTGCCGGTCG from Modestobacter roseus encodes the following:
- a CDS encoding polyadenylate-specific 3'-exoribonuclease AS, with amino-acid sequence MRRYFYDTEFIEDGTTIDLVSIGVVDETGREFYAVSTEFDPDRAVPWVRRNVLDQLPSPADKAWRSRERIRDDLLSFLTAPGEEIELWAWFAAYDHVALCQLWGAMPALPRPIPRFTRELRQRWDDAGKPALPPKPAGTHDALVDARYNLTRWHVIEAAGR
- a CDS encoding cation:proton antiporter, encoding METLVLVVVGLLAIAGATALGARIGVAAPLLLVGAGIAVGALPAVPDIELDPEWILAGVLPPLLYSTAVGMPTMDMRRDFGAISGLSVALVGLTSLLLGVFFAWAVPGLGLAWGIALGAVVSPTDAVATAIAKRLGAPHRVVAVLEGESLLNDATALVLLRTAIAGAAASVTVWEVVGDFLVAVVGATAVGLAVGHAALAVRARVRDVAVSTVLSFTVPFLASVPAEEIGASGLVAAVVAGLVAGHTGPRALSPQQRLADAQNWRTVELVLEGAVFLTMGLQFAGVVTDVRADHAGAGTAVALAAGALLITLAVRALYVVPLLAGLRRRAARGARLKPRFTELHAQLADPAASAPLGRGGRPRSARWLEQARTRLRRGLADIDALLAQPLTWRDGGVVVWAGMRGVVTVAAAQTLPQDTPARSLLVLVAFLVATGSLLLQGGSLPAVVARLGAGRGAAGDGDEAEAARLRTLLSEVAVATPHVGDGRPELAVLRAQRRALLDARDDGTFSAATLTRALAVVDADQIRLELRTGPPARPAPAGAGEWSTGE
- a CDS encoding GntP family permease — encoded protein: MPEVEPVLGTTPLLLIAVAAVAVLLVLIMKFKVHAFVALVLVSLLTALATRIPTGDVIDTLLAGFGSTLASVALLVGLGAMIGKLLEVTGGAVVLADTMINRFGEKRAPLALGVASLLFGFPIFFDAGFVVFLPIIFSVARQFGGSVLIYALPSAGAFAVMHAFVPPHPGPVGAGDILGADIGLLVVVGLVIGIPTWFISCYLFSQWIGRRVQVGIPSTFAGRKSEADDPRVEASDVDDADGPMGGGGSGATATGGTTTATDTATRTGPPKFSSVLALLLLPLVLILLNTGFNTLATAGAVDGDAGWLDWVTLLGQTPVALLITLLVAATVLSRERFSRSETEDLLNSSIGPVAAIILITGAGGMFGGVLRASGIGTALADSLESIGLPVIVAAFVIATCLRVAQGSATVALLTTAGLIAPAVEAADLSRLDVALVVIAIACGATVLSHVNDSGFWLVGRFLEMDVKTTLRTWTVMETLIGVVGFGIAWVLSGIV
- a CDS encoding threonine aldolase family protein, which codes for MTAADVTGADTAGAVDLRSDTVTRPTAGMLRAMTTAPVGDDVYVEDPTVNALEERVADLFGHEAALFVPSGTMGNQIGLRLVCEPGQEVVGDADAHVFTYELGAAAALFGLSSRTVVTGGPLSADQLIAQVRPKDDWHVTSTAAIAVENTHNRGGGLVQPLGELQALFGWTREHDVAVHLDGARIWNAHVAAGVPLATYGRLADTASVCLSKGLGAPVGSVLVADAERIAAGRLWRKRLGGGMRQAGVLAAAGLYALDHHLERLAEDHAHARLLAERLGVDPAGVPTNMVVVDDVPAAEVAAAARAQGVLVGQVSGRRIRLVTHLDVDRAGVERAAKVLSQVIGELTGR
- a CDS encoding class II 3-deoxy-7-phosphoheptulonate synthase — its product is MSLPEPAELVPDLDRWRGLPAAQQPEWPDRAALDSVLSTLSTVPPIVAPAEVDTLRQQLADVAQGKAFLLQGGDCAETFDLNTEPHLQATTRTLLQMAVVLTYGASVPVVKVGRVAGQYAKPRSSNTDALGLPSYRGDMVNSLNPVLEERIPDPGRLVRAYANSAAAMNMIRAYARGGLADLHAVHDWNKDFVATSPAGVRYEVIAREIDRALAFMKACGIDSDALRGVELYSSHEALILDYERALLRMYEGRPYALSAHFVWVGERTRQMDGAHIEFVSKLANPIGVKIGPTTTPEQATELVERLDPEGVPGRLTLISRMGNGKIRDVLPGIVEKVTASGHQVVWQCDPMHGNTHESPSGYKTRHFDRVVDEVLGFFDVHRGLGTWPGGIHVELTGEDVTECLGGAMEISDDDLNSRYETACDPRLNTGQSLELAFLVTEMLRG
- a CDS encoding S8 family peptidase, which codes for MLNSLPRRTLTGTAFTAAALTALVATGLGATAGTASAAPSGPRETYIVSLVPGSPAAAIAERAAQRFDGEVEHVYTAALSGFAVELPTAVADRLATLPGVAGVEKDAPVGLSATQSAATWGLDRTDQRALPLTGTYGYTATGAGVTAYVIDTGVRLTHGDFGGRAVSGYDAVDGGSADDCNGHGTHVAGTVGGTTHGVAKGVRLVAVRVLDCAGSGTNAGVIAGIDWVTAHHQPGQPAVANMSLGGGASTALDNAVARSIADGVTYAVAAGNGNAQGVPQNACNSSPARVAGALTVGATDRTDAPASFSNYGSCVDLFAPGVGITSDWYTGDTATSTISGTSMATPHVAGVAALHLQGNPAASPAAVGAAITAGTTRDAVRTTRTANNDLLFSAY
- a CDS encoding antibiotic biosynthesis monooxygenase; protein product: MFAVVYRWRLRPGSEERFRDGWERVTRAISAGCGSHGSRLHRADDGTWVAYARWPDAATRERCTFDEPEGERLMAESVVERFPELTLELVSHLLAEPPTTG
- a CDS encoding RidA family protein, giving the protein MTAGIELVRLPDLAAVPYAYAAVTDPGRMVVTAGACPLDADGAVVAEGDVAGQARQVMANLVATLTAAGAALTDVLKTTVYVATTDRADLDRAWDVVRAAFGEHDAPSTLVGVTVLGYPGQLVEVEALAVRDSWQEPGPPDDVPLP
- a CDS encoding methyl-accepting chemotaxis protein, whose product is MRRGIRTKVVALAVASIAVTAGVMVGVSSWQSSSFADETKADVADLTDQSISRITDGVYDVVATQGASTAAKVDSDLQVAGYVLQQSGGFALGSPTRNTVAWDAKNQVSGEVTPVALPRVEIGGQPLGKNADVAVPTPVVDGVQALVGGTATIFQRINPAGDMLRVATNVVGATGSRAIGTYIPAAGADGTPNAVVSAVLAGQTYRGTAYVVDSWYATAYQPLFDPAGQVVGMLYVGVKQENLPALRESLQNTTAGENGTLWVLGGTGDRTGTVLVSADGSADGTSLMEATDADGKTYVQELVAKAVTLQPGEQATVRYRDAETGGHTVQVAYYQPWDWVIVVDAQDSDFAGPVERLEQGRSSMTTGMVVAAVVIALVGALVALWLGRRLTEPLHALHRRMVEIADGEGDLTQRVDESTNDEVGELARAFNRFVDKVAGTIRDIGNCAGSLAISASGVARVADGLGERATRNRDQARSASQAASDISSGVTSAAAGAEQMGSAIREIARSASDASHVGQGAVELAASTETAIAALGTSSAEISDVVKVISAVAEQTNLLALNATIEAARAGEAGKGFAVVATEVKELAQEASRASEEIHQRVQSIQADTSAAVGSISQIVGVIREMNDHQTTIASAVEEQTAVTNELSRSVTSVADGAGSVTDVMTEVASDVDRTAADVETARASARELDQLSGELTRLINVFTV